A single genomic interval of Arthrobacter globiformis harbors:
- a CDS encoding multicopper oxidase family protein, with the protein MSEESATTNNVSRRNLLRLGAAGGAGAAVVAAQGWAGPLLAQKGLLSPDGAFAASSTALGDLLFYIEAFPTSPLILTPFQDQLPIPKALAPTPAVGDGFTKGYTEWSDPPGPGQGQQSSFKNERHQIWPNTIGSPDPLVYKIDLLLRQHAFTTSQVLPIDANGRPTISFDEKRKTYPAGTKRTLPLSTIYGFNGQFPGPMINAEYGKPALVRFENHLDENPLNLDRQDFGSPDWSFLTHLHNGHTAPESDGNPHYTMVSGPKYEGYMPQTFCDNLYLNWPAGNDDREKQSFFWFHDHRMDHTGSNVYKGMVGLYPIYDPKNGMDMGDERQGLRLPGVRKDNPDGSFDVDYDIPLAFYDCRLDDGVTMHKDIHDVQKEFPAAKNPAKHPEWWGKTFYKHFPNHGFVGDIFTVNGTANPVMEVKRRKYRFRFLDASIARIYEFKLMSSTKGPKSSVSLGYKGDELEGQYRIPDGQQCMQFTQIASDGGLLPFPIKRDSFELWPAKRREVVVDFSRYQDGTPHHQGRRHLPDQRHEDAQRADVEQLVPVLP; encoded by the coding sequence ATGTCAGAAGAATCCGCAACCACAAACAATGTGTCCCGCCGCAATCTCCTGCGGCTGGGCGCGGCCGGAGGTGCCGGCGCGGCCGTTGTCGCCGCCCAGGGCTGGGCGGGCCCCCTGCTCGCGCAGAAAGGGCTCCTTTCGCCCGACGGCGCGTTCGCTGCCTCCTCCACCGCCCTCGGGGATCTGCTGTTCTACATCGAGGCGTTCCCAACCAGCCCGCTGATCCTGACGCCGTTCCAGGACCAGCTGCCTATTCCCAAGGCCCTGGCCCCCACGCCAGCCGTGGGCGACGGCTTCACGAAGGGCTACACCGAGTGGAGCGACCCGCCCGGTCCCGGCCAGGGCCAGCAGAGTTCCTTCAAGAATGAGCGGCACCAGATCTGGCCGAACACGATCGGCTCCCCCGATCCCCTGGTGTACAAGATCGACCTGCTCCTGCGGCAGCACGCCTTCACTACATCGCAGGTACTTCCCATCGACGCGAACGGCCGGCCCACGATCTCCTTCGACGAGAAGCGCAAGACGTACCCGGCCGGGACCAAGCGCACGCTGCCGCTGAGCACCATCTACGGGTTCAACGGCCAGTTCCCCGGCCCGATGATCAACGCCGAATACGGCAAGCCCGCGCTGGTCCGGTTCGAGAACCACCTCGACGAGAACCCGCTTAACCTGGATCGGCAGGACTTCGGCTCGCCGGACTGGTCCTTCCTGACCCACCTGCACAACGGGCACACCGCACCCGAGAGCGACGGCAACCCGCACTACACCATGGTGAGCGGGCCCAAGTACGAGGGCTACATGCCGCAGACCTTCTGCGACAACCTCTACCTCAACTGGCCGGCGGGCAACGATGACCGCGAAAAGCAGAGCTTCTTCTGGTTCCACGACCACCGGATGGACCACACCGGCTCCAACGTCTACAAGGGCATGGTGGGCCTCTACCCCATCTATGACCCCAAGAACGGCATGGACATGGGCGACGAGCGCCAGGGCCTGCGGCTTCCGGGCGTCCGCAAGGACAACCCGGACGGGTCCTTCGACGTCGACTACGACATTCCGCTGGCCTTCTACGACTGCCGGCTGGATGACGGCGTCACCATGCACAAGGACATCCACGACGTGCAGAAGGAGTTCCCGGCCGCCAAGAACCCCGCCAAGCACCCCGAATGGTGGGGCAAGACGTTCTACAAGCACTTCCCAAACCACGGCTTCGTGGGAGACATCTTCACCGTGAATGGCACCGCCAACCCGGTGATGGAGGTTAAGCGGCGCAAGTACCGCTTCCGGTTCCTCGATGCGTCCATCGCCCGGATCTACGAGTTCAAGCTGATGAGCTCCACGAAAGGCCCTAAGAGCTCCGTGTCGCTCGGCTATAAGGGCGACGAACTCGAGGGCCAGTACCGGATCCCGGACGGCCAGCAATGCATGCAGTTCACCCAGATCGCATCCGACGGCGGGCTGCTGCCGTTCCCGATCAAGCGCGATTCCTTTGAGCTGTGGCCGGCCAAGCGGCGTGAAGTGGTGGTGGACTTCAGCCGGTACCAGGACGGTACGCCCCACCACCAAGGGCGACGTCATCTACCTGACCAACGTCATGAAGATGCCCAACGGGCGGATGTGGAGCAACTCGTCCCGGTTCTCCCCTGA
- a CDS encoding FG-GAP-like repeat-containing protein: MDGKVHHSGGGFSARHMLTGLLLLLALLLGYLPGATPARAVSLNGHDISWPQCPTSMGGFGLPLPPATSQFVVIGLTKGLPFTENPCLASQVAWASSNRKPAQAYTMAAFPTATQLTTHRSSGPWSAATRAGQLSNVGYAEARFAIASLARVRFAPRVVWIDVEPRPAQPWPTASAAQQRENRYIVEGLMRGLRDSGYSYGLYSFASGWASITGSWRLSGVPVWATAGRLDFPAEALNLCRSPSFSGGRVYLSQWYDDVRDYDLTCDPYAFTPLPVPASTLSRSTADFNGDWNTDILARVTATAELRLYRGNGRGSPLPGVRIGNGWRGYSALETPGDFNGDGPLDVLAREDATGILWLYRGNGTGGFLPRIRIGAGWNAFSAIIGPGDFNGDQRVDILARESATGFLWLYRGNGTGGFLPRVKVGAGWNAINALAGPGDMNGDGTVDVLARERATGVLWLYRGSGTGGWLPRVRVGAGWNVMTAVVSPGDFNGDRNPDLLARDAAGVLWLYPGLGTGQFASRVRVSAGWNGLAPLF; the protein is encoded by the coding sequence ATGGACGGCAAAGTTCATCATTCGGGGGGCGGATTTTCCGCACGGCACATGCTGACGGGCCTTTTGCTCCTGCTTGCCCTCCTCCTTGGATACCTGCCCGGCGCCACTCCCGCACGGGCAGTATCACTCAATGGCCATGACATCTCCTGGCCCCAGTGCCCGACGTCGATGGGCGGCTTCGGCCTGCCCCTCCCGCCGGCGACGTCCCAGTTCGTGGTGATCGGCCTGACGAAGGGACTGCCCTTCACGGAGAATCCGTGCCTGGCCAGCCAAGTTGCCTGGGCGTCCAGCAACCGCAAGCCGGCCCAGGCCTACACCATGGCCGCTTTCCCCACGGCCACCCAGCTCACCACCCACCGGTCCTCGGGACCGTGGTCCGCAGCCACCCGGGCGGGGCAGCTTTCCAACGTCGGCTACGCGGAAGCGCGGTTTGCGATTGCAAGCCTGGCGCGCGTCCGGTTCGCGCCGCGGGTGGTGTGGATCGACGTCGAACCCCGCCCGGCCCAGCCGTGGCCCACCGCCAGCGCCGCGCAGCAGCGCGAAAACCGGTATATCGTCGAGGGCCTTATGCGTGGCCTGCGGGATTCCGGCTATTCCTATGGGCTGTACTCGTTTGCCTCGGGCTGGGCAAGCATCACCGGTTCCTGGCGGCTCTCCGGCGTACCGGTGTGGGCCACCGCCGGCCGGCTGGATTTCCCCGCCGAAGCCTTGAACCTCTGCCGCTCGCCCAGCTTCTCCGGCGGCCGCGTATACCTTTCACAGTGGTACGACGACGTCCGGGACTACGACCTGACCTGCGACCCCTACGCCTTCACTCCCCTGCCCGTTCCGGCGTCAACCCTGTCCCGCTCGACGGCCGACTTCAACGGGGACTGGAACACGGACATCCTGGCCCGGGTGACTGCTACCGCCGAACTGCGGCTGTACCGGGGGAACGGCCGCGGCAGTCCGCTCCCCGGTGTGCGGATCGGTAATGGCTGGCGGGGCTACAGCGCCCTTGAGACGCCTGGCGACTTCAATGGCGATGGCCCGCTGGACGTCCTCGCCCGAGAGGACGCCACCGGCATCCTCTGGCTGTACCGCGGCAACGGCACCGGGGGGTTCCTTCCGCGGATTAGGATCGGCGCCGGCTGGAACGCCTTCAGCGCGATCATCGGTCCCGGTGATTTCAACGGTGACCAGCGCGTGGACATCCTTGCCCGAGAGTCTGCCACCGGTTTCCTCTGGCTGTACCGCGGCAACGGCACGGGCGGGTTCCTGCCCCGGGTCAAAGTGGGCGCCGGCTGGAACGCCATCAATGCATTGGCAGGCCCAGGCGACATGAACGGCGACGGCACCGTCGACGTCCTGGCACGCGAGCGCGCCACCGGCGTCCTGTGGCTGTACCGCGGCAGCGGCACCGGCGGCTGGCTCCCCCGCGTCAGGGTGGGCGCCGGCTGGAACGTCATGACCGCCGTCGTAAGTCCCGGCGACTTCAACGGCGACCGCAACCCGGACCTGCTGGCACGCGATGCCGCCGGCGTCCTGTGGCTCTACCCCGGGCTCGGCACAGGTCAGTTCGCCTCCCGGGTGCGTGTCAGCGCCGGGTGGAACGGGCTCGCCCCGCTGTTCTAG
- a CDS encoding LacI family DNA-binding transcriptional regulator: MAKTSARMPRLEDVAERAGVSHQTVSRVINNHPNVSKATRERVEAAIAELGYRRNTAARSLVTRKSQTIGVLGSELSQYGPANTLLGVEHAARDAGYFVSIAALRAVSREAIFDAIRHFLDQSVDGIVVIVPHSETLLALEELKPGVPVVAVGSLGSESVSGAMVDQKRGAELAVGHLIEQGHRRIGHIAGPQDWIDAVARAEGWSAALRAAGLDDNLVVEGDWSAGSGYEIGRRLAAERTATALFVGNDQMSLGLLRAFNEAGVRVPEDVSVVGFDDQPESGYFTPPLTTVRQDFEELGRRCMDLMLSAIEKGDTVSTTVVEPELVVRGSTSAPA; encoded by the coding sequence ATGGCAAAAACCAGTGCCCGGATGCCCCGGCTTGAGGATGTGGCGGAGCGCGCGGGAGTCTCGCACCAGACCGTGTCCCGGGTGATCAACAACCACCCCAATGTCAGCAAGGCCACCCGTGAGCGGGTGGAGGCAGCGATTGCCGAACTGGGGTACAGGCGCAACACCGCGGCGCGGAGCCTGGTCACCCGGAAGTCGCAGACCATCGGCGTGCTCGGCAGCGAGCTGTCCCAGTACGGTCCCGCCAACACGTTGCTGGGCGTTGAGCATGCCGCGCGCGATGCCGGTTACTTCGTCAGCATCGCGGCCCTGCGGGCGGTGAGCCGCGAGGCGATCTTCGATGCCATCCGGCACTTCCTGGATCAGTCGGTGGACGGCATTGTGGTGATCGTGCCGCATTCCGAGACGCTCCTTGCCCTCGAGGAACTGAAGCCCGGGGTGCCCGTGGTGGCCGTGGGATCACTGGGCAGCGAGTCGGTAAGCGGCGCCATGGTGGACCAGAAGCGGGGGGCCGAGCTCGCCGTCGGGCATTTGATTGAGCAGGGCCACCGCCGGATTGGCCACATTGCCGGCCCGCAGGACTGGATCGACGCCGTGGCGCGCGCGGAGGGCTGGAGCGCGGCCCTGCGGGCAGCCGGCCTGGATGACAACCTTGTGGTCGAGGGGGACTGGAGCGCCGGAAGCGGCTACGAGATCGGGCGGAGGCTGGCTGCGGAGCGGACCGCAACGGCGCTGTTCGTGGGCAATGACCAGATGTCGCTCGGCTTGCTCCGCGCCTTCAATGAGGCCGGCGTCCGCGTGCCGGAGGACGTCTCCGTGGTGGGCTTCGACGACCAGCCGGAGTCGGGCTATTTCACGCCGCCCCTCACCACCGTGCGGCAGGACTTCGAGGAGCTCGGCCGGCGCTGCATGGATCTGATGCTGAGCGCCATCGAGAAAGGGGACACGGTGAGCACCACGGTGGTGGAGCCCGAACTCGTGGTTCGCGGGAGTACCTCCGCCCCTGCCTGA
- the araB gene encoding ribulokinase, which yields MDVTADGSENYVIGVDYGTLSGRAVVVRVRDGKELGSGVFDYPHAVVTDVLPADVAVVADETAARLPGEWALQVPNDYRDVLRHAVPEAIADAGIDPAAVVGIATDFTACTMVPVKGDGTPLNELPGYANRPHAYVKLWRHHAAQGQADRINALAAELGESWLPRYGGLISSEWEFAKGLQLLEEDPEAYAEMDHWVEAADWIVWQLCGNYVRNACTAGYKGIYQDGHYPSDDFLAALNPQFKDFVSAKLDHAIGRLGDAAGYLTAEAAAWTGLPEGIAVAVGNVDAHVTAPAAKAVEPGQLVAIMGTSTCHVMNGAELHEVPGMCGVVDGGIVDGLWGYEAGQSGVGDIFGWFTKYGVPPEYHQAAAEAGQGIHEYLTDLASGQAIGQHGLIALDWHSGNRSVLVDHELSGVVVGQTLATRPEDIYRALLEATAFGTRTIVDAFRDSGVPVKEFIVAGGLLKNQLLMQIYSDVTGLQLSTIGSTQGPALGSAIHAAVAAGKYADVRAASEAMGAAPGAVYTPIPENVAAYDELFREYRTLHDYFGRGTNEVMHRLKAIQRNAVQSPNAQSLHAETLTAEEVSA from the coding sequence ATGGACGTCACAGCAGACGGCAGCGAAAACTATGTCATCGGGGTGGACTATGGCACCCTGTCCGGCCGGGCCGTGGTTGTGCGGGTCCGGGACGGCAAGGAACTCGGCAGCGGCGTGTTCGATTACCCGCACGCGGTAGTCACCGACGTGCTCCCGGCGGACGTGGCTGTCGTTGCCGATGAAACAGCCGCCCGCCTTCCCGGGGAATGGGCGCTGCAGGTGCCCAACGACTACCGGGACGTGCTGCGGCACGCTGTTCCCGAAGCGATCGCGGACGCCGGGATCGACCCGGCCGCCGTCGTCGGCATCGCCACGGACTTCACCGCCTGCACCATGGTGCCAGTCAAGGGAGACGGCACCCCGCTGAACGAACTGCCGGGTTACGCAAACCGGCCCCATGCGTACGTCAAGCTTTGGCGCCACCACGCCGCGCAGGGCCAGGCGGACCGCATCAACGCGCTGGCCGCGGAACTCGGCGAATCCTGGCTGCCGCGGTACGGCGGGCTGATCTCGTCCGAGTGGGAGTTTGCCAAAGGGCTGCAGTTGCTGGAGGAGGATCCCGAGGCCTACGCCGAAATGGACCACTGGGTGGAAGCCGCCGACTGGATCGTCTGGCAGCTCTGCGGCAACTACGTCCGCAACGCCTGCACCGCCGGCTACAAGGGCATCTACCAGGACGGGCACTACCCGTCCGATGACTTCCTCGCCGCCCTGAACCCGCAGTTCAAGGACTTCGTGAGCGCCAAGCTGGACCATGCCATCGGCCGCCTGGGCGACGCCGCGGGTTACCTGACCGCCGAGGCCGCCGCCTGGACCGGACTGCCGGAGGGGATCGCCGTGGCCGTCGGCAACGTGGACGCCCACGTCACCGCCCCGGCCGCGAAGGCAGTGGAGCCGGGCCAGCTCGTGGCCATCATGGGCACCTCCACCTGCCACGTCATGAACGGCGCCGAGCTCCATGAGGTGCCCGGCATGTGCGGCGTGGTGGACGGCGGCATCGTCGACGGGCTCTGGGGCTACGAGGCCGGACAGTCCGGTGTGGGTGACATCTTCGGCTGGTTCACCAAGTACGGTGTCCCGCCCGAATACCACCAGGCCGCAGCCGAGGCCGGGCAGGGCATCCACGAATACCTGACGGACCTGGCCTCCGGGCAGGCGATCGGCCAGCACGGCCTAATCGCCCTCGACTGGCACTCGGGCAACCGCTCCGTGCTGGTGGACCACGAGCTTTCCGGCGTGGTTGTCGGCCAGACCCTCGCCACCCGGCCGGAGGACATCTACCGGGCGCTGCTCGAGGCCACCGCCTTCGGCACCCGCACCATCGTGGACGCCTTCAGGGATTCCGGCGTTCCGGTGAAGGAATTCATCGTGGCCGGCGGCCTGCTGAAAAACCAGCTCCTCATGCAGATCTACTCCGACGTGACCGGCCTGCAGCTCTCCACCATCGGCTCCACGCAGGGCCCGGCCCTGGGCTCGGCCATCCACGCGGCCGTTGCCGCCGGGAAGTATGCCGATGTCAGGGCCGCCTCCGAGGCGATGGGTGCTGCCCCGGGCGCGGTCTACACGCCCATCCCGGAGAACGTCGCGGCGTACGACGAACTGTTCCGGGAGTACCGGACCCTCCACGACTACTTCGGCAGGGGAACCAACGAGGTCATGCACAGGCTCAAGGCCATCCAGCGCAACGCTGTCCAATCACCGAACGCCCAGTCCCTGCACGCTGAAACCCTGACCGCTGAGGAGGTTTCGGCGTGA
- a CDS encoding L-ribulose-5-phosphate 4-epimerase, with amino-acid sequence MSALLETIARIRREVCELHAELTRYDLVVWTAGNVSGRIPGYDLMVIKPSGVSYDDLTPELMVVTDLYGTPVSSLSADAEGVPAQWENPDLTPSSDTAAHAYVYRNMPDVGGVVHTHSTYATAWAARGEEIPCVLTMMGDEFGGPIPVGPFALIGDDSIGRGIVETLRGSNSPAVLMQNHGPFTIGKDARSAVKAAVMCEEVARTVHVSRQLGEPLVIDPAQIESLYDRYQNVYGR; translated from the coding sequence GTGAGCGCACTGCTGGAAACCATCGCCCGTATCCGCCGCGAGGTCTGCGAATTGCACGCCGAGCTGACCCGGTACGACCTCGTGGTCTGGACGGCAGGGAACGTCTCCGGCCGGATCCCCGGCTACGACCTCATGGTCATTAAGCCGTCGGGCGTCTCATATGACGATCTGACCCCGGAACTCATGGTGGTCACCGACCTCTACGGCACCCCGGTAAGCAGCCTGAGCGCAGACGCCGAAGGCGTTCCGGCCCAGTGGGAGAACCCGGACCTCACGCCGTCGTCGGACACCGCGGCCCACGCCTACGTCTACCGGAACATGCCCGACGTCGGCGGCGTGGTCCACACGCACTCCACCTACGCCACGGCCTGGGCAGCGCGCGGCGAGGAGATCCCGTGCGTGCTGACCATGATGGGCGACGAGTTCGGTGGCCCCATCCCGGTGGGTCCGTTCGCCCTGATCGGCGACGATTCGATCGGCCGCGGCATCGTGGAAACACTGCGCGGATCCAATTCCCCGGCGGTGCTCATGCAGAACCACGGCCCGTTCACCATCGGCAAGGACGCCCGTTCCGCAGTCAAGGCCGCCGTGATGTGCGAGGAAGTAGCCCGCACGGTCCACGTCTCCCGGCAACTCGGCGAACCGCTGGTCATCGACCCGGCCCAGATCGAGTCGCTCTACGACCGCTACCAGAACGTGTACGGCCGCTAG
- the araA gene encoding L-arabinose isomerase, translated as MSSANNTSLEHYEVWFLTGSQHLYGEDVLKQVAAQSQEIAAALNASSEVPVKLVWKPVLTDSDAIRRTALEANSDDSVIGVTAWMHTFSPAKMWIQGLDLLRKPLLHLHTQANVELPWADIDFDFMNLNQAAHGDREFGYIQSRLGVPRKTVVGHVSNPEVARQVGVWQRASAGWAAVRNLKLTRFGDNMRNVAVTEGDKTEAELRFGVSVNTWSVNELAYAVHGAAESDVDALVAEYERLYDVAPELRSDGARHESLRYSAQIELGLRSFLEANGSAAFTTSFEDLGELRQLPGMAVQRLMADGYGFGAEGDWKTAILIRAAKVMGAGLPGGASLMEDYTYHLVPGQEKILGAHMLEVCPSLTTAKPRVEVHPLGIGGKEDPVRMVFDTDAGPGVVVALSDMRDRFRLVANAVDVVDLDEPLPNLPVARALWEPKPDFATSAAAWLTAGAAHHTVLSTQVGVDVFEDFAEIAQTELLTIDEGTTLKQFKKELAWNAAYYRLAGRL; from the coding sequence ATGTCCAGCGCCAACAACACCTCCCTCGAGCACTACGAGGTCTGGTTCCTCACGGGCAGCCAGCACCTCTATGGCGAGGACGTGCTGAAGCAGGTGGCGGCCCAGTCCCAGGAGATCGCGGCCGCCTTGAACGCGTCCTCGGAGGTCCCGGTCAAGCTCGTCTGGAAGCCCGTGCTGACGGATTCTGACGCGATCCGCCGGACCGCGCTGGAAGCCAACTCGGACGATTCGGTGATCGGCGTGACGGCGTGGATGCACACGTTTTCCCCGGCCAAGATGTGGATCCAGGGCCTGGACCTGCTCCGCAAGCCGCTGCTGCACCTGCACACCCAGGCCAACGTGGAGCTGCCCTGGGCGGACATCGACTTCGACTTCATGAACCTGAACCAGGCCGCGCACGGCGACCGCGAGTTCGGCTATATCCAGTCCCGGCTGGGCGTGCCGCGCAAGACCGTCGTGGGCCACGTGTCCAACCCGGAGGTGGCCCGCCAGGTGGGAGTCTGGCAGCGCGCCTCCGCCGGCTGGGCAGCCGTCCGGAACCTGAAGCTGACCCGCTTCGGGGACAACATGCGCAACGTTGCCGTCACCGAGGGTGACAAGACCGAGGCGGAACTGCGCTTCGGCGTCTCGGTCAACACCTGGTCCGTCAACGAACTCGCCTACGCCGTGCACGGCGCCGCGGAGTCCGACGTCGACGCCCTGGTGGCCGAGTACGAGCGGCTTTACGACGTGGCGCCGGAGCTCCGCTCCGACGGAGCCCGCCATGAATCCCTCCGCTACAGCGCCCAGATCGAACTCGGGCTGCGCAGTTTCCTCGAAGCCAACGGCTCCGCCGCCTTCACCACGTCCTTCGAGGACCTCGGCGAACTGCGGCAGCTGCCGGGCATGGCCGTCCAGCGGCTCATGGCCGACGGCTACGGCTTCGGTGCCGAGGGCGACTGGAAGACGGCCATCCTGATCCGCGCGGCCAAGGTCATGGGCGCCGGGCTGCCCGGCGGTGCCTCGCTCATGGAGGACTACACCTACCACCTGGTGCCCGGCCAGGAAAAGATCCTCGGCGCGCACATGCTCGAGGTCTGCCCCTCCCTGACCACCGCCAAGCCGCGCGTCGAAGTCCACCCGCTGGGCATCGGCGGCAAGGAGGACCCGGTCCGCATGGTCTTCGACACCGACGCCGGCCCCGGTGTGGTCGTCGCCCTGTCCGACATGCGCGACCGGTTCCGCCTCGTGGCGAACGCCGTCGACGTCGTCGACCTCGACGAGCCGCTGCCCAACCTCCCGGTGGCCCGGGCCCTCTGGGAGCCGAAGCCCGACTTCGCCACCTCCGCCGCCGCCTGGCTGACCGCCGGAGCCGCGCACCACACCGTCCTCTCCACCCAGGTGGGCGTGGACGTGTTCGAGGACTTCGCCGAGATCGCGCAGACCGAGCTGCTCACCATCGACGAAGGCACCACCCTCAAGCAATTCAAGAAAGAACTCGCCTGGAACGCCGCCTACTACAGGCTGGCCGGCAGGCTGTGA
- a CDS encoding aldose 1-epimerase family protein, translating to MTESRAATEYKIRAGDYTAAVTAQAGALRELRHRGRNLIVPFPEGGSIPDYRGIVAAPWPNRIADGRYTFDGAEYEVPVNESDRGCALHGLAFPLDWVMESHDESSVTLSCTPQPTGGYPHSVRIVVEYRLTEDGLHSQVTASNLGASVAPYGVCPHPYLVAGPAPLDEWTLQIPAGQFLEVTPDRLLPKETRTVEGHEFDFRAQRAIGATEIDHAFTGIAFDGGTSDGGRLARVLVRDPGGTGVGMAWDRTCQWLQIHTADKQSPAPNRLGLAVEPMTCPPDAFNSGVDLIRLEPGATHEASWSIFAT from the coding sequence GTGACGGAGTCCCGGGCTGCGACCGAGTACAAAATCCGGGCGGGGGATTACACCGCTGCCGTCACGGCACAGGCCGGTGCGCTGCGGGAGCTGCGCCACCGGGGACGGAACCTGATTGTTCCGTTCCCGGAGGGCGGGTCCATCCCCGACTACCGGGGCATCGTCGCGGCGCCCTGGCCTAACAGGATCGCCGACGGACGGTACACGTTCGACGGTGCCGAGTACGAGGTTCCCGTCAACGAATCCGACCGCGGCTGCGCCCTGCACGGGCTGGCGTTTCCCCTGGACTGGGTCATGGAATCGCATGACGAGTCGTCTGTGACGCTGTCCTGCACGCCGCAGCCGACGGGGGGATACCCGCACTCGGTACGCATCGTCGTCGAATACCGGCTCACGGAGGACGGCCTGCACAGCCAGGTCACGGCGTCGAACCTTGGCGCTTCTGTGGCGCCGTACGGCGTCTGCCCGCACCCCTACCTGGTGGCTGGGCCCGCACCGCTCGATGAGTGGACCCTTCAGATCCCCGCCGGGCAGTTCCTCGAGGTCACCCCGGACCGGCTGCTGCCGAAGGAAACGCGCACCGTGGAGGGCCATGAGTTCGACTTCCGCGCGCAGCGCGCCATCGGCGCCACGGAGATCGACCACGCGTTCACTGGCATAGCGTTCGACGGCGGTACGTCCGACGGCGGCCGGCTGGCCCGCGTGCTGGTCCGGGACCCGGGCGGGACCGGCGTCGGAATGGCCTGGGACCGCACCTGCCAGTGGCTGCAGATCCACACCGCCGACAAGCAGTCCCCGGCCCCCAACCGGCTGGGGCTCGCCGTGGAACCCATGACCTGCCCTCCTGATGCCTTCAACAGCGGCGTGGACCTGATCCGGCTGGAACCGGGCGCCACGCACGAGGCATCCTGGAGCATCTTCGCCACATGA
- a CDS encoding LacI family DNA-binding transcriptional regulator, whose translation MSDQATPRPPVMEDVARLAGVSHQTVSRVLNTHPNVSAQTRRRVERAIAELGYRRNTAARSLVTRRSQAIGVLGAGTAHYGPANTLLGVQQAARNEGYSVSMASLSEVTTAGIHDALEHFLLQSVDGIVVIVPHETMLKSLHTIALSVPLVAVGFGADARLTVAAVNQRVGAGLAVQHLVNLGHTAIAHVSGPQDWIDAAARTEGWRRTLEQAGLPEGVLIPGDWSAESGYRAGLELAAAGNVTALFAANDQMALGALRAFNEAGLRVPEDISVVGFDDQPEAAYFVPPLTTVNQGFKELGARCIRMLLSDMAHGPSAAASVLNPKLVVRSSTAPPAG comes from the coding sequence ATGAGCGACCAGGCCACGCCACGTCCTCCCGTCATGGAGGACGTGGCGCGCCTCGCGGGCGTATCCCACCAGACCGTGTCGCGGGTACTCAACACCCATCCGAATGTCAGCGCCCAGACCCGCAGGCGTGTGGAACGCGCCATCGCCGAGCTGGGATACCGCCGCAACACCGCTGCGCGCAGCCTGGTTACCCGGCGTTCGCAGGCCATCGGGGTCCTGGGCGCCGGCACGGCGCACTACGGCCCGGCCAACACGCTGCTGGGCGTCCAGCAGGCAGCCCGGAATGAGGGTTATTCCGTCAGCATGGCCAGCCTCAGCGAGGTGACCACCGCCGGCATCCACGATGCCCTCGAACACTTCCTGCTGCAGTCCGTGGACGGGATCGTAGTGATCGTTCCGCACGAGACGATGCTGAAATCGCTGCACACCATCGCACTGTCCGTCCCGCTGGTTGCCGTGGGGTTCGGCGCGGATGCGCGCCTGACGGTCGCGGCCGTGAACCAGCGCGTTGGTGCAGGCCTTGCCGTGCAGCACCTGGTGAACCTCGGGCACACCGCGATTGCCCACGTTTCGGGACCGCAAGACTGGATTGACGCCGCGGCCCGGACCGAGGGCTGGCGGCGCACACTGGAGCAGGCCGGATTGCCGGAGGGCGTGCTGATTCCGGGCGACTGGAGCGCCGAAAGCGGCTACCGCGCCGGACTGGAGCTGGCAGCGGCAGGCAACGTCACCGCCCTGTTCGCGGCGAACGACCAGATGGCCCTGGGGGCACTGCGCGCGTTCAACGAGGCAGGCCTGCGCGTGCCGGAGGACATCAGCGTGGTGGGGTTCGACGATCAGCCGGAGGCCGCTTACTTCGTCCCGCCGCTGACCACGGTGAACCAGGGGTTTAAGGAACTCGGCGCGCGCTGCATCCGGATGCTGTTGTCCGACATGGCCCATGGCCCCTCGGCAGCGGCTTCGGTGCTCAACCCCAAGCTCGTGGTGCGGAGCTCCACGGCACCGCCGGCCGGCTAA